The following coding sequences lie in one Enterococcus sp. 9E7_DIV0242 genomic window:
- a CDS encoding ATP-dependent Clp protease ATP-binding subunit, whose translation MICQNCKQNEATIHLYANVNGQRKQLDYCQSCYQKLKAQANNTQPTMSQDPFGFGSLDDLYRSLSRQMQQGDQLGQQTPPTQFGDGNGINGQPPRKGGQGNGLLGEYGINITEAARQGDIDPVVGRDEEIKRVIEILNRRTKNNPVLIGEPGVGKTAVVEGLAQKIIDGDVPQKLLEKEVIRLDVASLVQGTGIRGQFEERMQKLIEEIKQAENIILFIDEVHELVGAGAAGDGNMDAGNILKPALARGELQMVGATTLTEYRIIEKDAALERRMQPVRVDEPTVDETIEILKGLQKRYEDYHHVKYTDEAIRGAAYLSNRYIQDRFLPDKAIDLLDESGSKMNLTIQIADPKTIEKKLADAEQQKQQASAEEDFEKAAYYRDQINKLQVMKDKQISDEETPVITEKIIEAIVEQRTGIPVGELKEKEQTQLKNLAVDLKANVIGQDDAVDKVAKAIRRNRVGLGKKNRPIGSFLFVGPTGVGKTELAKQLAFELFGSEDTMIRFDMSEYMEKHSVSKLIGSPPGYVGYEEAGQLTEKVRRNPYSLILLDEVEKAHPDVLHMFLQILDDGRLTDAQGRTVSFKDTIIIMTSNAGSGKIEANVGFGAAREGVTRSILGQLNNFFTPEFLNRFDGIVEFSALSKENLLMIVSLMLDDVNQLLSQQKIHIAVPTDVKEKLVDLGYDPAMGARPLRRTIQEQIEDGIAEYYLDHPEDHELTAVLTDEGKIIVTGQTAQPEVTTETDENETE comes from the coding sequence ATGATTTGCCAAAACTGCAAACAAAATGAAGCTACAATTCACTTATACGCAAATGTCAATGGTCAGAGAAAACAGTTGGACTATTGTCAAAGTTGCTATCAAAAATTAAAAGCGCAAGCAAACAACACACAACCAACCATGTCTCAAGACCCCTTTGGGTTTGGAAGCTTAGATGATTTATACCGTTCTCTTTCTCGCCAAATGCAACAAGGAGATCAACTTGGGCAACAAACACCGCCTACACAATTTGGTGATGGCAATGGTATTAATGGCCAACCACCAAGAAAAGGTGGACAAGGGAATGGTTTACTCGGTGAATACGGAATCAATATCACTGAAGCTGCCAGACAAGGAGATATCGACCCAGTCGTTGGTCGTGACGAAGAAATCAAACGTGTTATCGAAATCCTGAATAGAAGAACAAAAAACAATCCTGTGTTAATTGGCGAACCTGGTGTGGGTAAAACAGCCGTTGTAGAAGGATTGGCACAAAAAATTATTGATGGCGATGTACCACAAAAACTATTGGAAAAAGAAGTTATTCGCTTGGATGTCGCTTCTTTAGTTCAAGGAACAGGTATCCGCGGTCAATTCGAAGAGCGGATGCAGAAGTTGATTGAAGAAATCAAACAAGCAGAAAACATCATCCTTTTCATTGACGAAGTTCATGAATTAGTTGGTGCCGGAGCAGCCGGCGATGGCAATATGGATGCCGGCAATATTTTGAAACCAGCCCTCGCTCGTGGCGAACTACAGATGGTTGGGGCGACAACTTTGACCGAATATCGAATCATCGAAAAAGATGCAGCGTTAGAACGTCGGATGCAGCCGGTACGAGTAGATGAACCAACCGTTGATGAAACGATCGAAATTCTAAAAGGTTTGCAAAAACGCTATGAAGATTATCACCATGTAAAATATACAGATGAAGCAATCAGAGGAGCAGCTTACCTTTCTAATCGCTATATTCAAGATCGTTTCCTTCCAGATAAAGCGATCGATTTATTGGATGAATCTGGTTCTAAGATGAACTTGACGATTCAAATTGCTGATCCAAAAACCATTGAAAAGAAGTTAGCAGATGCGGAACAACAAAAACAACAAGCCTCTGCAGAAGAAGATTTTGAAAAAGCAGCTTATTATCGTGATCAAATCAATAAATTACAGGTAATGAAGGATAAACAGATTAGTGATGAAGAAACACCTGTAATCACTGAAAAAATTATTGAAGCAATCGTGGAACAACGAACAGGGATCCCTGTTGGTGAACTGAAAGAAAAAGAACAAACACAGCTGAAAAATCTAGCTGTTGATCTAAAAGCCAATGTCATTGGACAAGATGATGCAGTCGACAAAGTAGCAAAAGCGATTCGCAGAAACAGGGTTGGCTTGGGCAAGAAGAATCGACCAATCGGTTCCTTCTTATTTGTCGGACCTACCGGTGTAGGTAAAACAGAGTTGGCTAAACAGTTGGCCTTCGAACTTTTTGGTTCTGAAGACACCATGATTCGTTTTGATATGAGTGAATACATGGAAAAACACAGTGTTTCCAAACTAATTGGTTCACCTCCCGGCTATGTTGGCTATGAAGAAGCCGGACAGTTAACAGAAAAAGTCCGCCGCAATCCATATAGCCTCATTCTCCTTGACGAGGTTGAAAAGGCCCATCCAGATGTTTTGCATATGTTCCTGCAAATTCTCGATGATGGACGTTTGACAGACGCGCAAGGTAGAACGGTCAGCTTCAAAGATACGATCATTATCATGACCAGTAACGCTGGTAGTGGAAAAATCGAAGCCAACGTTGGTTTTGGTGCAGCGCGTGAAGGAGTGACTCGTTCAATTCTTGGTCAGCTAAACAATTTCTTTACGCCTGAATTCTTGAACCGATTTGACGGAATAGTTGAATTCAGTGCACTAAGCAAAGAAAATTTATTAATGATCGTAAGCTTGATGTTGGACGATGTCAATCAGCTTCTTTCTCAACAAAAAATTCACATCGCTGTGCCAACTGATGTGAAAGAAAAACTCGTTGATTTAGGCTATGATCCAGCAATGGGTGCTCGTCCATTACGTCGGACGATTCAAGAACAAATCGAAGACGGTATTGCTGAATACTATCTCGATCATCCTGAAGATCATGAGTTGACTGCAGTCTTGACTGACGAAGGAAAAATTATCGTAACAGGTCAGACAGCTCAACCAGAAGTAACAACCGAAACGGATGAGAATGAAACCGAGTAA
- a CDS encoding VOC family protein: MDYLIDHVQVTVKDLKTAEPFYDILCEALGFDLSKKIHAYLPELNMEVIEYLDDAYDFGICSPLPEYEEETIHRRKPGATHHIAFRATTREGVDAIYNLLLPLNTEIIDPPQIHHSHGPNYYALFFKDPDGIKYEIVCNH; this comes from the coding sequence ATGGACTATCTTATTGATCATGTACAGGTTACTGTAAAAGACTTGAAAACTGCTGAACCATTTTATGATATTCTTTGTGAAGCATTAGGCTTTGATCTTTCAAAAAAAATTCATGCCTATCTACCTGAACTGAATATGGAAGTCATTGAGTATCTGGATGACGCCTATGATTTTGGTATCTGTTCTCCCTTGCCCGAATACGAAGAGGAAACCATCCACCGAAGAAAACCTGGTGCTACTCATCACATTGCCTTTCGCGCTACTACACGAGAAGGCGTAGATGCTATCTATAACTTGTTACTGCCTCTAAATACAGAAATCATCGATCCCCCACAAATCCATCATTCTCATGGACCGAATTACTATGCCTTGTTTTTTAAAGACCCTGATGGTATAAAATATGAAATTGTTTGTAATCACTGA
- a CDS encoding DUF2087 domain-containing protein — protein sequence MKKITITDMENGYVEQSNQFLCLYCAQSYHTSFVYPDNENLANAEFMIKKHLNSQHGGAAEALLQLDKNESGLTDIQKHFLSLVNQGLSDEQIAEKMTISKSAVRNHRFKLKEKRRQATTLIALLNLLDDSANEYEQIAEQIPRLTLQNSKDEKIIATFLDKHGHAIKIPTKEKKRIILFRKLMERFLPEKHYTEAEVNQTISTMFDDHVTVRRYLIEYGMLGRTIDGKKYWVI from the coding sequence ATGAAAAAAATTACTATTACTGATATGGAGAACGGTTACGTTGAACAAAGCAATCAATTTCTATGCCTATACTGTGCCCAAAGCTATCATACTTCCTTCGTTTATCCTGATAACGAGAATCTTGCAAACGCGGAGTTTATGATTAAAAAGCATCTGAACTCTCAACATGGAGGAGCTGCTGAAGCACTACTTCAATTAGATAAAAACGAATCAGGACTGACTGATATTCAAAAGCATTTTCTTTCACTTGTTAATCAAGGATTATCTGATGAGCAAATTGCAGAGAAAATGACTATCTCTAAGTCCGCTGTACGAAACCATCGATTCAAATTGAAAGAGAAGAGGCGACAAGCAACTACTTTGATTGCATTGCTCAATTTACTAGATGACTCGGCTAATGAATACGAACAGATAGCAGAACAAATCCCACGTCTCACTTTACAAAATAGCAAAGATGAAAAAATAATAGCAACATTTCTTGATAAGCATGGACATGCGATAAAAATTCCGACGAAAGAAAAGAAACGGATCATCTTGTTCCGCAAGCTTATGGAACGATTTTTACCTGAAAAACATTATACTGAGGCGGAAGTGAATCAAACTATCTCTACTATGTTTGATGACCATGTAACGGTTCGTAGATACTTGATTGAATATGGCATGTTGGGACGAACCATTGATGGGAAAAAATATTGGGTAATTTAA
- a CDS encoding DUF1827 family protein encodes MKLINVTNSHRQMVNKQLESTDAHLVKVYSAGNTTAIYSEAEQHVEILILNQKRSIRKAEANEILKFFLKRIPKELIQKEKIEIIELKGITEISIPLAGNLVRT; translated from the coding sequence ATGAAGTTAATTAACGTAACCAACAGCCATAGACAGATGGTCAATAAACAGCTGGAAAGCACAGATGCTCATCTTGTCAAAGTGTATTCTGCCGGTAACACGACTGCGATATATTCTGAAGCAGAACAGCATGTCGAAATTCTGATCCTAAACCAAAAACGGTCGATTCGAAAAGCCGAGGCAAATGAGATTCTGAAATTTTTCCTTAAACGAATTCCTAAAGAATTGATTCAAAAAGAAAAAATCGAAATAATTGAACTGAAAGGTATTACAGAAATATCTATTCCGTTAGCAGGTAATTTAGTTAGAACTTGA
- the ptsP gene encoding phosphoenolpyruvate--protein phosphotransferase, with protein sequence MTEMLKGIAASDGVAIAKAYLLVQPDLSFNKVTVDDTAAEEKRLEDALAKSTTELQAIREKAAKSLGEEEAQVFDAHLMVLADPEMIGQIKQNIQDNKVNAESGLKEVTDMYIGMFEAMDDNAYMQERAADIRDVAKRVLSHLLGVTLPNPSMINEEVIVVAHDLTPSDTAQLDRTYVKAFVTDIGGRTSHSAIMARSLEIPAIVGTMEITAKVKAGDMLAVNGIDGDVIIHPSDAEKADFEAKGQAYADLKAEWEKLKNAKTETADGKHFELAANIGTPKDLEGVHKNGGEAVGLYRTEFLYMDSPDFPTEDDQYEAYKAVLEGMDGKPVVVRTMDIGGDKELPYLQLPHEMNPFLGYRALRISLSDLGDSMFRTQMRALLRASVHGNLRIMFPMVATLKEFRAAKKIFDEEKQKLVSEGTKVSDTIQVGIMIEIPAAAVIADKFAKEVDFFSVGTNDLIQYTMAADRMNERVSYLYQPYNPSILRLIKNVIDAAHAEGKWAGMCGEMAGDQTAVPLLVGMGLDEFSMSATSILKTRSLMKRLDTGKMAELADRALNECDTMEEVVALVEEYTK encoded by the coding sequence ATGACTGAGATGCTTAAGGGAATTGCCGCAAGTGATGGTGTTGCAATTGCTAAAGCCTATCTTCTTGTTCAGCCGGACTTATCATTCAATAAAGTTACTGTAGATGATACTGCTGCTGAAGAAAAACGTTTAGAGGATGCTCTAGCTAAATCTACAACAGAACTTCAGGCTATCAGAGAAAAAGCAGCTAAAAGTCTTGGTGAGGAAGAAGCGCAAGTTTTTGATGCACACTTGATGGTTTTAGCTGATCCGGAAATGATCGGACAAATTAAACAAAATATTCAAGACAATAAAGTAAATGCTGAATCAGGACTAAAAGAAGTTACTGATATGTATATCGGTATGTTTGAAGCTATGGACGACAATGCGTACATGCAAGAACGTGCTGCTGATATTCGTGACGTAGCGAAACGTGTTTTGTCTCATTTACTGGGAGTGACTTTGCCAAACCCTTCAATGATTAATGAAGAGGTAATCGTCGTTGCTCATGACTTGACACCAAGTGATACAGCTCAGCTGGACAGAACATACGTAAAAGCTTTTGTTACTGACATTGGCGGACGTACATCTCACTCAGCAATCATGGCTCGTTCACTTGAAATTCCTGCTATTGTAGGAACAATGGAAATCACTGCTAAAGTTAAGGCTGGCGATATGCTAGCTGTCAATGGTATCGATGGAGACGTGATCATTCACCCTTCAGATGCTGAAAAAGCAGATTTCGAAGCAAAAGGCCAAGCCTATGCTGACCTGAAAGCTGAATGGGAAAAGCTGAAAAATGCGAAGACCGAAACAGCTGATGGAAAACATTTCGAGTTAGCTGCCAACATTGGTACGCCGAAAGATTTAGAAGGCGTACACAAAAATGGTGGGGAAGCAGTTGGCTTGTACCGTACAGAGTTTCTTTATATGGATTCACCTGATTTTCCAACTGAGGACGATCAGTATGAAGCATATAAAGCAGTTCTTGAGGGAATGGACGGTAAACCTGTTGTTGTCCGTACGATGGATATCGGTGGCGACAAAGAATTACCATATCTTCAATTACCTCATGAAATGAATCCTTTCTTGGGCTACCGTGCGTTACGTATCAGTTTATCAGATTTGGGAGACAGCATGTTCCGCACTCAAATGCGTGCATTGCTTCGTGCTTCTGTTCATGGTAACTTGCGAATCATGTTCCCAATGGTTGCTACTCTGAAAGAATTCAGAGCTGCGAAGAAAATCTTTGATGAAGAAAAACAAAAATTAGTAAGTGAAGGAACAAAAGTATCTGATACGATTCAAGTGGGTATCATGATCGAGATTCCTGCTGCAGCTGTAATTGCTGATAAATTTGCTAAAGAAGTTGACTTCTTCAGTGTTGGAACAAACGACTTGATCCAATACACAATGGCTGCTGACCGTATGAACGAACGCGTTTCTTACTTGTACCAACCATATAACCCATCAATTCTACGTTTAATCAAAAATGTTATTGATGCAGCACATGCTGAAGGTAAATGGGCTGGTATGTGTGGAGAAATGGCAGGAGATCAAACTGCGGTACCTCTATTAGTAGGTATGGGACTGGATGAGTTCTCAATGAGTGCGACATCTATCCTGAAAACACGTAGCTTAATGAAACGTTTGGATACTGGTAAAATGGCTGAACTTGCGGATCGTGCGCTTAATGAGTGCGATACAATGGAAGAAGTCGTTGCATTAGTTGAAGAATATACAAAATAA
- a CDS encoding helix-turn-helix domain-containing protein — MFEKLILEEVTKRKLTLFNLLVQLPDDYYSINFLENNLDYSYSRVSYLLELIQQDLDDIKQEPVAFITDQGIHYDRTISYDQYYQYLITQSIPYLLILSIVYYPKDTLDDFCRKNFLSKASVIRKSKPLNDYLKHFGIKLNISQLKLSGEERIIRIVLYTLIWFTSQSVNLPKANINVDYKAVIDHISPCFPESHSYSATKQICLMLDIVYLRITNGYVLKDKIKISSYVPMSLQRGKVFFDAIVKDPVVMEAECQFSALLLTISPNFYTEADPRFPLLQLYLETEDNQATTLFHEFWAFLEQEYSLSLLDHKVLYGNIANILFPVIIFKKTLPGILTINAKSSFLQNKYFLELFGSFKTFFKKVSKRKNYGWITEYISQLATAFALLLYPTWENLQTNRTIKVGLIAESNYLLTQQLINYLDEFVFVELGSMTDSCTDFDLIVATSSYLLPEYCPVPKFVFRYSLDNHRQFIDLYQTLKEVQMNKNAHEKNKKS, encoded by the coding sequence ATGTTTGAAAAACTCATTCTGGAGGAAGTTACTAAAAGAAAGCTGACCTTATTTAATCTACTGGTGCAACTACCGGATGATTACTATAGTATCAATTTCTTAGAAAACAATTTGGATTACTCTTACAGTCGGGTTTCCTATCTGTTGGAATTGATTCAACAGGATCTTGATGATATCAAACAAGAGCCTGTCGCATTCATAACAGATCAAGGAATCCATTATGATCGAACAATCTCTTATGACCAGTACTACCAATATCTTATTACTCAAAGTATTCCTTATCTGCTGATTCTATCCATTGTTTATTACCCAAAAGATACTTTGGATGATTTTTGTAGAAAAAATTTTTTGAGTAAAGCTTCAGTCATCAGAAAATCAAAACCGTTGAATGATTATCTAAAACATTTTGGTATCAAGTTAAACATCTCACAACTAAAGCTCTCCGGTGAAGAGCGTATCATTCGAATTGTATTATACACATTGATCTGGTTTACCTCTCAGAGTGTAAATCTTCCCAAAGCAAATATCAATGTTGATTACAAAGCAGTCATTGATCATATCAGCCCTTGTTTCCCGGAAAGCCACAGCTATTCTGCGACGAAACAAATCTGTCTGATGCTGGACATTGTTTACCTTCGCATTACTAATGGCTATGTACTAAAGGATAAGATAAAAATCTCTTCCTACGTTCCTATGAGTCTCCAACGAGGAAAAGTTTTTTTCGATGCAATCGTGAAAGATCCTGTGGTCATGGAAGCTGAATGTCAATTTTCAGCGTTGCTTCTGACCATATCACCTAATTTTTACACTGAAGCTGATCCCCGCTTCCCATTGCTTCAGTTGTATCTTGAAACAGAAGACAATCAAGCGACTACACTTTTTCATGAGTTTTGGGCTTTTTTGGAACAAGAATACAGCCTCAGTCTTTTAGATCATAAGGTTCTTTATGGAAACATTGCCAATATTCTTTTTCCAGTAATTATTTTCAAGAAGACCTTGCCCGGTATTCTAACAATCAATGCAAAATCTAGTTTTCTTCAAAATAAATATTTTTTGGAGCTCTTTGGTTCGTTCAAAACCTTTTTCAAGAAGGTATCCAAAAGAAAAAACTATGGCTGGATTACAGAATATATCAGTCAACTCGCCACGGCTTTTGCTTTACTTCTTTATCCGACATGGGAAAATCTACAGACCAACAGAACAATCAAGGTTGGGTTGATCGCTGAATCAAACTATTTACTGACGCAGCAACTGATTAATTATTTGGATGAATTTGTTTTTGTAGAGCTGGGATCTATGACTGATTCCTGTACAGACTTCGATTTGATTGTAGCGACTTCTTCCTATTTATTACCAGAATATTGTCCGGTCCCTAAGTTTGTTTTCAGGTATTCCCTTGATAATCACCGACAATTCATTGACTTATACCAGACTTTAAAAGAAGTACAAATGAATAAAAATGCCCACGAAAAGAACAAAAAAAGCTAG
- a CDS encoding hemolysin family protein — protein sequence MNNADPESQSLIAQILLLVILTLINAFLAAAEIAAVSVNKNRLEQKAEEGDTKAGKLLKILEDPNNFLSTIQVGITLVNILSGASLADTLSSRLAPLLGGGAFAKNMASIIILALLTYVSIVFGELYPKRIAMNKSEEVAKFTAGPVQFLGMIARPFVWLLSASTDLISRLTPMKFDDEDSKMTRDEMRYMLETEGVLENDELEMLQGVFSLDTKVAREVMVPRTDAFMINIEDEINENINLVLSENYSRIPVYNDDKDKVVGILHTKNLLKAAHTKGFDNINLQEIIQEPLFVPETIFIDDLLYELKRTQNQMAILLDEYGGVVGLATLEDLLEEIVGEIDDESDEIENLYSKINDHEYLIQGRMLIDEFNEVFETDLHMSDVDTMAGYLITALGTIPDEGEKLSFDVGNITLISEEMEGARILVLRVIFHDEEVVDEEPEEGRRLFRRDVEDDEPRR from the coding sequence ATGAACAATGCTGACCCCGAGAGTCAGTCGCTTATCGCGCAAATTTTATTATTAGTCATTTTGACATTGATCAATGCCTTTTTAGCTGCTGCTGAAATTGCTGCCGTTTCTGTCAACAAAAACCGTTTGGAACAAAAGGCTGAGGAAGGTGACACTAAAGCTGGAAAACTATTGAAAATCTTAGAAGATCCCAATAATTTTCTGTCTACGATCCAAGTAGGGATTACGCTGGTCAATATCCTGTCAGGGGCATCTTTAGCAGATACTTTGTCATCACGTTTAGCACCGTTACTTGGTGGCGGAGCATTTGCCAAAAATATGGCAAGTATCATTATTTTAGCGTTATTGACCTATGTATCGATCGTGTTTGGTGAGCTTTATCCGAAACGAATTGCGATGAATAAATCTGAAGAGGTAGCAAAATTCACTGCCGGACCCGTACAGTTTCTGGGAATGATTGCACGACCATTTGTTTGGTTACTTTCTGCTTCTACAGACTTGATTTCACGACTGACACCGATGAAATTTGATGATGAAGATTCAAAAATGACAAGAGACGAAATGCGTTATATGCTGGAAACAGAAGGCGTTTTGGAAAATGATGAGCTTGAAATGCTTCAGGGTGTCTTTTCATTAGACACCAAAGTTGCTCGTGAAGTAATGGTTCCAAGAACCGACGCATTTATGATTAATATTGAAGATGAGATCAACGAAAATATCAATCTTGTTTTGTCTGAGAATTATTCAAGAATCCCTGTTTATAATGATGATAAAGATAAAGTAGTCGGCATATTACACACAAAAAATCTATTGAAAGCTGCTCATACTAAAGGTTTTGACAATATCAATCTTCAGGAGATCATCCAAGAACCACTATTTGTACCTGAAACAATTTTTATTGATGATTTGTTATATGAGTTAAAACGGACACAGAACCAGATGGCTATTCTATTAGACGAATATGGTGGTGTAGTAGGATTAGCTACCCTAGAAGATTTGTTGGAGGAAATTGTCGGAGAAATAGATGATGAATCTGATGAAATAGAGAACCTTTATTCAAAAATCAATGACCATGAATACCTGATTCAAGGTAGAATGCTTATTGATGAATTTAACGAAGTCTTTGAAACCGATCTGCATATGAGTGATGTGGATACGATGGCTGGTTATTTGATTACTGCCTTGGGTACGATTCCTGACGAGGGAGAGAAGTTATCCTTTGATGTAGGCAACATCACTCTTATTTCAGAAGAAATGGAAGGCGCGAGAATCCTTGTACTGAGAGTGATTTTTCATGATGAGGAAGTCGTTGATGAAGAACCGGAAGAAGGACGTCGTTTGTTTCGAAGAGATGTAGAGGATGATGAACCTAGACGTTAA
- a CDS encoding phosphocarrier protein HPr, with protein MEKKDFHVVAETGIHARPATLLVQTASKFNSDINLEYKGKSVNLKSIMGVMSLGVGQGSDVTITVDGVDEADAIAAIVETMKKEGLSE; from the coding sequence ATGGAAAAGAAAGACTTTCACGTTGTAGCAGAAACAGGGATTCACGCACGCCCAGCTACATTACTAGTACAAACAGCAAGCAAATTTAACTCTGATATTAACTTAGAGTACAAAGGTAAATCAGTTAACCTGAAATCAATCATGGGCGTTATGTCTCTTGGTGTAGGTCAAGGTTCTGATGTTACTATCACTGTTGATGGTGTTGACGAAGCAGATGCAATCGCTGCAATCGTTGAAACAATGAAAAAAGAAGGACTGTCTGAATAA
- a CDS encoding peptide chain release factor 3 — translation MNNPHLKEQVDSRRTFAIISHPDAGKTTITEQLLLFGGAIRQAGTVKGKKTGNFAKSDWMEIEKQRGISVTSSVMQFDYDGKRVNILDTPGHEDFSEDTYRTLMAVDSAVMVIDSAKGIEAQTKKLFQVVKKRGIPIFTFINKLDRDGREPLDLLEELEEILEIESYPMNWPIGMGKGLEGLYDIHNQRVELYRSGKEGDQRFIPLENGTIPEAHELNQNNLYHQALEDVELLLEAGDAFDEEKIAQGNQTPVFFGSALTNFGVQTFLETFLQFAPKPHAHKTEDGEEVSPYEEEFSGFVFKIQANMNPAHRDRIAFVRICSGTFERGMDVTLERTSKKIKLSNVTQFMADARENVEEAVAGDIIGVYDTGNYQIGDSLYEGKMKVRYEELPSFTPELFMKVTAKNVMKQKSFHKGMYQLVQEGAIQLYKTYLTEDYIIGAVGQLQFEVFQHRMLNEYNSEVIMTPMGSKIARWIKPEDLDERMSSSRNILAKDRFDQPLFLFENQFAMRWFADKYPDVELNSLL, via the coding sequence ATGAACAATCCGCATTTAAAAGAACAGGTTGACAGTCGTCGTACTTTTGCGATCATCTCCCATCCGGATGCCGGTAAAACGACGATTACTGAACAGCTACTGCTATTTGGGGGAGCAATTCGCCAAGCCGGCACAGTGAAAGGGAAGAAGACAGGCAATTTTGCGAAATCTGACTGGATGGAAATTGAGAAGCAGCGTGGGATTTCTGTTACCAGCTCAGTGATGCAATTTGATTACGATGGCAAGAGAGTAAACATTCTGGATACACCGGGACACGAGGACTTTTCAGAGGATACGTATCGGACATTGATGGCTGTTGATAGTGCTGTCATGGTCATTGATAGTGCCAAAGGGATCGAGGCACAAACAAAGAAGCTTTTTCAAGTTGTTAAAAAGAGAGGAATTCCGATTTTTACCTTCATTAATAAGTTAGACCGTGATGGAAGAGAACCACTGGATCTTTTGGAAGAATTAGAGGAGATTCTTGAAATCGAGTCTTATCCAATGAACTGGCCAATCGGTATGGGTAAAGGACTTGAAGGGTTATATGATATCCACAACCAACGTGTTGAATTATATCGTTCAGGTAAAGAGGGGGATCAGCGATTTATCCCTTTGGAAAACGGGACGATTCCTGAAGCTCATGAATTGAATCAGAATAATTTATACCATCAAGCGTTAGAGGATGTAGAACTGCTTCTGGAGGCAGGAGATGCCTTTGATGAGGAGAAAATCGCGCAAGGGAATCAGACACCGGTATTCTTTGGCTCCGCTTTAACAAATTTTGGGGTTCAAACATTTCTGGAAACTTTCTTGCAGTTTGCGCCGAAGCCTCATGCCCATAAGACAGAAGACGGTGAAGAGGTCAGTCCCTATGAGGAAGAATTTTCCGGCTTTGTTTTCAAGATTCAGGCCAATATGAATCCAGCACATAGAGATAGAATCGCCTTCGTCAGAATTTGTTCCGGTACCTTTGAAAGAGGGATGGATGTAACCCTGGAAAGAACTAGTAAGAAAATCAAGCTGAGCAATGTGACCCAATTTATGGCAGACGCTAGAGAAAATGTTGAGGAAGCAGTAGCAGGGGATATAATTGGAGTGTATGACACTGGAAACTATCAGATCGGTGACAGTCTGTATGAAGGTAAGATGAAGGTTCGATACGAAGAACTGCCGTCCTTCACGCCAGAGTTGTTTATGAAGGTCACTGCGAAAAATGTCATGAAACAGAAATCTTTCCATAAAGGAATGTATCAATTGGTTCAGGAAGGGGCTATTCAGCTTTATAAAACATATTTGACTGAAGACTATATTATTGGTGCAGTAGGGCAGCTTCAATTTGAGGTTTTCCAACATAGAATGTTGAATGAATATAATTCTGAAGTTATTATGACCCCAATGGGCTCTAAAATTGCCCGCTGGATCAAACCCGAAGATCTGGATGAGCGTATGAGTTCCAGTCGTAACATTTTAGCGAAGGATCGTTTTGATCAGCCGTTATTCTTATTTGAGAATCAATTTGCGATGCGGTGGTTCGCCGATAAGTACCCGGATGTCGAACTGAATAGTTTATTATAA